CGAAGCTTTCGCGTCGTGGTGAGCGACGGCTCGCGGGATAAGACGTCGTACTCCTGGGATCTGATCACGGTGTGGTGTTCCGCGTAGAGGACGGCCGCCAGCAGGACGGGCAGTTGGCAGTCCTCGGGGAGATAGCGGATGCCGGCGACGCCCTCGCGGTAGAGCTCCTCGGTTCGTTTGAGCTCCGCCGTCATCGCCGCCGCGAAGGAGTCGGAGTACTCGAGGCACTCGATCTGGGCGTCCGAAACGCCGTGCGCGCGGAGCGTCTCCTGTGGCAGGTAGATCCGGTCGCGCTCGACGACGTCCTCGCGGACGTCCCGCAGGAAGTTCGTCATCTGGAACGCCTCGCCGAGTTTGACGGCGTGGGGGAGCGCGGCCTCGCGCTCGTCGGGATCCATGATCGCCGTCATCATCACGCCGACGGCGGCCGCCGAGCCGCGCATGTACGACTCGAGGTCGTCGTAGCTCTCGTACCGGCCGGTCTCGATGTCCGACTGCATCGCGTCGACGAACGACTCGATTTCGTCGTCGGCGATGTCGTACTCCCGCCGGAGCTCCTCGAACGCCTCGAGGACCGGTCCCTCGGGTTCGGTTTCGCCGAGGGCCTGGGCCCGGAGCGACTCGAGTTCGGCGCGCTGCCTGTCGGGCGGAACGCCCTCCGCGTCGTCGACTACCTCGTCGGCGATCCGGAAGAACCCGTAGAGGACGTGCGTCGCGTGGCGAACCCGTTCCGGGAGGAACTTCGTCGCCAGGTAGAACGTCTTCCCCGTGCGCTGCTGGATCGTCTTGCCGGCGTCGATGTGTTTCTGCTGCATTCTCTGTTCGTGGCCCTCCCCGCGGTGGGATGTAACTGATACGACAGTTGCGTATAAAATAGCTACCCCTACCTAGTGGGGTCGTCGTCTGTTCGCGGGCCGCGAGACGGCGACGCCGTCTCACGGGCCGTGCCCGTTCGACTGCTCGCGGAGTTCTACTCCGCGCTCGTCTCGTTCGAGGCGGTTTCACCGCCTCGCAGCCCGCTCGCGTGGTCCGCGCTATCGAACAGTTCGTCCAGCAGCTTCCGCTGTGCGGTCCGGAGGTGCTGGTGGAACGTCGAGCGGGAGATGCCCATCGACTCGGCGAGTTCCTCGCCGGAGACGTTGCGGGGCCACTCGAAGTAATCGGCGTAGTACGCCTTCCGAAGCGCCGTTTGCTGGCGATCGGTCAGCGACGACTCCAGCCGAGCCATCACGTCCCCCGGCGTTCGCCTGGGGCGATCGGTCTCGTGGTAGCTGATCAACTCGACCGCGTCGTACCGCCGCTCTAACAGATCGTAGACCGAGCGCGCGGCTTGCCCGTTCGGGAGGTCGACGGTGAGTTCGACGCTCGCGTCGCCGACGGCGCTCCGCCGATCGGCCCGCGATGGATCCCCCCTGGTCTCGAACCGTCGAACCGTCCCTCCGTGTTCGGAGATCGTCCGCACGATACCGTCGTCGAGGGCGGCCTCGAGGAGCGTCCCGCCGTCGTACGTCGACAGGATTCGAACGTCGGTGACGCCGTCGATCGCCGCCGCGTCCGGGGCGCCGTCGACGGCGCGGTCGGCGTGGAAGAACGCGATCGGCGTCCCGTCCTCGTCGGTCAGCCCTCGGAAGGTGACCGCCGCCTCGAGTTCGGTCGCCAGCGCCGCGACGAACAGGTCGGGGTCCGCGATCGCGAGCTCGAGTTCGACGACGGCGTCGGTCGCGAGCATCCGACGCGCCTCGATCGCGTTCATCGCGGTCGAGATCGCCCCGGCGAGCGAGTCGAGGACGAGCAGTTCGCGCTCCGAGAACGCCGCCGGCTCGTCGGCGAACACCGCGAGCACCCCGTACGTGACGTCGCCGTAGCGAAGCGGCAACGCGGCGACCGACTGGAATCGGTCGCCGGCGCCCGCCGGCCACCACCGTCCCGCGTCGTCGAACGAGTCGATGTCCTGAACCACCTGCGCTTCCCCCTCCGCGAGCGCCCGAACGGCGGGGTGGCTCTCGTCCGACGCGAGGACGAGCGTCTCGTCCTCGAGGGGAACGTCGCCGGCGCCGGCCCACTCGCGCGGCGAGAGGCGGCGGTTCGTGACGTCGACGCGGCCGATCCAGGCGAGCACGTACGGATCGGTGTCGGCGAGGCGCGAACAGACCGAGCGCTCGATCTCCTCGCGGGTCGTCGCGCCGACGGCGGCGTCGGTGACGTCCCGGAGCAGGCCGTCGACGCGCTCGAGGACGTGCTCTAACGCCCGGTGTTCCTCGCGGAGCTCCGCGGCGGTCTCCTCGACGGTGATCTCGGCCAGTTTGCGCTCGGTGATATCGAGGTGGACCACCGAGACGCGGAGCTCCCCGCTAACGTGGAATCGCTTCGCCCACATCAGGAACCACTGCTTTCGCTCGGGCGAGTGACAGGGGTACTCCATCGTGAACGTCTCTCGCTCGCCGTCGATGATCGCTTCGAGGCCCTCGACCGCGCGTCTGGCGTATTCGTCGGTGTCGGCGTCCGCCTTCGCGGTCGCGATGTAGTTGACGCCGACGTGGTCCGTCCGGTGACCGTCGGGACCGAACGCCCGCCAGGTGTCGTTGGTCAGCAGAATCTCTCCGTCCTCGTCGATGACTGCGACGGTAATGGGGAGCGTCTCGAGGGCGGCGTTGGCAAGTTCGTCCCGCTGATCCATCACTTACGTTCACGCTCTGCGCCGTCTTAAAACGTTGAAGCCATCCGATAACGGATTGAGGGTATTCAGCGCGATAGCAGTCCGAATACCGCTATTCCAGCTCGTGTTTACGATGCCAGTTGTTTTCCGAGCATGAGTAGATCCGAACCATCAGAAGCGAGTGAACGCCGTCAACGGCGCCTCTAAGCCCTCAAACCGATCGTTTCGTTCCGGTCTCCGAGTTTAAATACGATCACGAGCCAGCAGCGGCTATGGACTGGGAGACACCCGTCGACGCCTGGTACGTGTGGCTGGGCGCCAGTATCGTCAGCCTCGCTCTCGCCGGCGTCGTCCTCGCCTTGCCGACGGGACCGCCGCCCGACGCCGAGGGCGCGACGAACGCGATCGAGGAGACGACCGCGAGCAGCTACGAAGCGGCGTCGACCCTCGAGCACGACGCCGACGCGATCAGAATCGACGGGAAGACGGTCGCGCTGCGCAACGAACACGGGGTCAGTCGCTCGAGTCTCGCGTACGGCCAGGTCGTCGTCGTCAACGGCGACGAGCGGCTCGAACGCCTCGTCTACGGCGAGTCGTTCGCGACGGTGTTCGAGTCGGAACTCGAGGACGCGGACGCGAACGCGGCGGCCGCGTTCATGGACCGCGTCGCCGACGTCGACGAAGAGACCGCCGGCGAATGGCTGACCGCTTCGGACGAGCTAACCGTTCGACAGGTCGCCGTCGAGCCCGACGAGCCGCCGGAGGTACGAGTCCAGGGCGCCGACCACGAGCGCTCGATACTCGACGGCCGTCGTTCCCTCCCGAAGGAACTGGCCGCTACGTACGAAGGTGACGAGACGCAGACGGTCGCGTACACCGTGACCGGTACTGCTCCGATCGAGCCCGGCGTCGTAGCGCCACACGAGTACGCGACCGTCGGCTACGAGGCGGAGTGGACGACGACTCACGCGGACTCCGATACCGTCCGAACGGATCTCGATTCACACCTCGTCGACGGGGAGCGGATCGAAGGGACCCGGTCACCGGGTACCGATACCGAACGCCCCGACGAGGAGTTCTGGATCGGCGTCTACCCGCTCACCGTTACCGCGGAGTTCGGTTCGGAAACGTGTGAAACGACTCTCGAGAGCGCGACGACCGTCGATTCCGTCTGTCCGACCGTCACCGCCACCGACGAGCGCGCGGCCGAACTGGACTGGATCGAACGAAACGACGAGACGGGGAACTACCATGCCACGCTCGCGGTCGTCTAGGGGCCAGACGGAGCCGGTGGCGGCGCTCGTTGCGGTCGTCGTCATGGTGATCGCGCTCGGCCTCTACAGCGGCTTCCTCACCGACGTCCTCGGGGACCGAACCGACCGCTCGCCCGAGGCGTCCGCGATCGATCGGATCTGGGCCGACGTCTCTCACGGCGGCACCGTTGCGGTCCATCGACCGACCGGGCTGGACGACGTCGAACCGGATTCGCTCCCCCAGGGACGGAACGTCCACGTCGAGATCACTGCGGTGACCGACGGCGGCGATCGGGAGGTCGTCGCGACGGAACAGTTCGGGACGGACGGGACGCCGGTCGCCGACCCGGAGGGGCCCCCCGCCGACGGGTCCGGGATCGAGACCGGCGTGGCGGAACGGCCCGTTCCCGTCGAAGTCGCCCCCGGCGACGTTCGCGGCGGCACCCTTCGAGTGGAGGTGTGGGCCCCGTGAGATCGGACCGCGCCGTCAGCACCGTCCTCGACGTCGCGTTCGCACTGCTGCTCGTCAGCGCGAGCGTCCTGCTGCTCGGCCTCTCTCTTCCCACTACCGATGGGTCGCTCGAGGAAACGCGGGCGGATCGAACCGCCGAAACGCTCAGCGGGTCGACGGTCGCCGTCAGCTACGATCTCGAGTCGATCGCGGAGAGCGACCGCTACGAGGAACCGGAGACCGTCGACGACTACGAACGGACGACGTACGGCTCCGCGACCGGCGTGCTCGCGGAGGCGGCGGTCGCGAACGCGACGATCGGCGACGGCCGATTGATCCGGTACGCGGACTCGTTCGCCGATAGCGTCGCCGCCAGCGTCGACGGCCGGTTCACCGGTTCGAACCGCAACGTCCACGTCGTCGCCAGCTGGCGCCCCTACGAGGACGCCTCGATCAGGGGGGAGGTGACCGCCGGCCAGCG
This portion of the Haloterrigena gelatinilytica genome encodes:
- a CDS encoding phytoene/squalene synthase family protein; this encodes MQQKHIDAGKTIQQRTGKTFYLATKFLPERVRHATHVLYGFFRIADEVVDDAEGVPPDRQRAELESLRAQALGETEPEGPVLEAFEELRREYDIADDEIESFVDAMQSDIETGRYESYDDLESYMRGSAAAVGVMMTAIMDPDEREAALPHAVKLGEAFQMTNFLRDVREDVVERDRIYLPQETLRAHGVSDAQIECLEYSDSFAAAMTAELKRTEELYREGVAGIRYLPEDCQLPVLLAAVLYAEHHTVIRSQEYDVLSREPSLTTTRKLRCLAKTRWHWHWNRDPEAVFRRVSAVPDRDRDRHEAGHGGRVPTQ
- a CDS encoding bacterio-opsin activator domain-containing protein; this encodes MDQRDELANAALETLPITVAVIDEDGEILLTNDTWRAFGPDGHRTDHVGVNYIATAKADADTDEYARRAVEGLEAIIDGERETFTMEYPCHSPERKQWFLMWAKRFHVSGELRVSVVHLDITERKLAEITVEETAAELREEHRALEHVLERVDGLLRDVTDAAVGATTREEIERSVCSRLADTDPYVLAWIGRVDVTNRRLSPREWAGAGDVPLEDETLVLASDESHPAVRALAEGEAQVVQDIDSFDDAGRWWPAGAGDRFQSVAALPLRYGDVTYGVLAVFADEPAAFSERELLVLDSLAGAISTAMNAIEARRMLATDAVVELELAIADPDLFVAALATELEAAVTFRGLTDEDGTPIAFFHADRAVDGAPDAAAIDGVTDVRILSTYDGGTLLEAALDDGIVRTISEHGGTVRRFETRGDPSRADRRSAVGDASVELTVDLPNGQAARSVYDLLERRYDAVELISYHETDRPRRTPGDVMARLESSLTDRQQTALRKAYYADYFEWPRNVSGEELAESMGISRSTFHQHLRTAQRKLLDELFDSADHASGLRGGETASNETSAE
- a CDS encoding DUF7283 family protein — protein: MDWETPVDAWYVWLGASIVSLALAGVVLALPTGPPPDAEGATNAIEETTASSYEAASTLEHDADAIRIDGKTVALRNEHGVSRSSLAYGQVVVVNGDERLERLVYGESFATVFESELEDADANAAAAFMDRVADVDEETAGEWLTASDELTVRQVAVEPDEPPEVRVQGADHERSILDGRRSLPKELAATYEGDETQTVAYTVTGTAPIEPGVVAPHEYATVGYEAEWTTTHADSDTVRTDLDSHLVDGERIEGTRSPGTDTERPDEEFWIGVYPLTVTAEFGSETCETTLESATTVDSVCPTVTATDERAAELDWIERNDETGNYHATLAVV
- a CDS encoding DUF7285 family protein — encoded protein: MPRSRSSRGQTEPVAALVAVVVMVIALGLYSGFLTDVLGDRTDRSPEASAIDRIWADVSHGGTVAVHRPTGLDDVEPDSLPQGRNVHVEITAVTDGGDREVVATEQFGTDGTPVADPEGPPADGSGIETGVAERPVPVEVAPGDVRGGTLRVEVWAP